In Vigna radiata var. radiata cultivar VC1973A chromosome 3, Vradiata_ver6, whole genome shotgun sequence, the following proteins share a genomic window:
- the LOC106757009 gene encoding thaumatin-like protein — MPSSSHYFLFFCILVFISDTDGTELIVANNCKESVWPAILGNGGHPSPKHGGFYLGSGEEVVVHVPEGWSGRIWGRQGCYLDQETGKGYCQTGDCGGLLQCNGIGGVPPATLVEMTLGTSKSALHFYDVSLVDGFNLPVSMKPVSGSGAGCGVAGCEANLNVYCPSALVVERNGKVVGCKSACLAAKSDRYCCTGEFAGRCKPTVFARLFKTVCPNAYSYAFDDSVLKTCVAPRYVITFCPPH; from the exons ATGCCTTCTTCCTCACattacttccttttcttctgcATTCTAGTCTTCATCTCCGACACCG ATGGAACAGAACTCATAGTGGCGAACAACTGCAAAGAAAGTGTATGGCCCGCAATTCTCGGCAATGGAGGACACCCTTCACCAAAACATGGCGGGTTTTATCTTGGAAGCGGCGAAGAGGTTGTTGTGCATGTCCCTGAGGGTTGGTCAGGGAGAATCTGGGGCAGACAAGGGTGTTACTTGGACCAAGAAACAGGCAAAGGTTATTGCCAAACAGGAGATTGTGGAGGGCTATTGCAATGCAATGGTATCGGTGGAGTCCCTCCTGCAACCCTAGTAGAAATGACCCTTGGAACCTCAAAATCAGCTTTGCATTTCTATGATGTTAGTTTGGTTGATGGGTTTAACCTTCCTGTGTCAATGAAGCCAGTGAGTGGTAGTGGTGCAGGTTGTGGTGTTGCTGGCTGTGAAGCTAACTTGAACGTTTATTGCCCTTCAGCTTTGGTTGTGGAGAGGAATGGGAAGGTTGTGGGATGCAAGAGTGCTTGTTTGGCAGCAAAGTCAGATAGGTATTGCTGCACTGGTGAGTTTGCTGGAAGATGCAAGCCAACTGTGTTTGCTCGTCTCTTCAAGACCGTTTGCCCTAATGCTTATAGCTATGCTTTTGATGATTCAGTCCTCAAGACTTGTGTCGCACCTCGCTATGTCATTACATTTTGCCCTCCACATTGA
- the LOC106758008 gene encoding probable E3 ubiquitin-protein ligase RHC2A, with translation MMSSGTSSYWCYRCSRFVRVFRQDAVVCPDCDGGFIEEIEHPPRSVHLDPRRRRFPAAAMYMIGQRPASDNAARPFLRRTRRNGGDRSPFNPVIVLRGSAAATSATSEEESRGFELFYDDGAGSGLRPLPPSMSEFLLGSGFDRLLEQLSQIEINGIGRYEHPPASKAAIDSLPTIEIDNTHLTMESHCAVCKEAFELGTAVREMPCKHIYHPECILPWLALHNSCPVCRHELPADSSNANTNANSNPAQNVGLNEEENVGLTIWRLPGGGFAVGRFSGGRRGAERELPVVYTEMDGGFNNGGEPRRISWSSRGNRGRESGGLNRFFRNLFGCFRGGVGSSGSSTTQRSASSRDSMRASSSRSSMDPSPRSRRTWSMDVNSGMRAW, from the coding sequence ATGATGTCTTCTGGGACATCCTCGTACTGGTGCTACCGGTGCAGCCGATTCGTCCGCGTTTTTCGCCAGGATGCCGTGGTCTGTCCCGACTGCGACGGCGGATTCATCGAAGAAATCGAACACCCGCCGCGCTCAGTCCACCTCGACCCTCGCCGTCGTCGCTTCCCTGCCGCAGCCATGTACATGATCGGCCAGCGCCCTGCCTCCGACAACGCTGCCCGTCCCTTCCTGCGCCGCACCCGCCGCAACGGTGGTGACCGCTCCCCCTTCAACCCCGTTATCGTCCTCCGCGGCAGCGCAGCTGCCACCTCCGCTACCAGCGAGGAGGAAAGTCGAGGCTTTGAGCTCTTCTACGACGATGGTGCCGGTTCTGGCCTGAGACCCTTGCCTCCGAGCATGTCAGAGTTTCTACTCGGATCTGGATTCGATAGGCTTCTGGAGCAACTGTCTCAGATTGAGATCAACGGTATTGGAAGGTATGAGCACCCTCCTGCGTCAAAAGCAGCCATAGATTCCTTACCAACCATCGAAATTGATAACACTCACTTAACCATGGAGTCACACTGTGCGGTGTGCAAAGAAGCTTTTGAATTAGGTACCGCGGTGAGGGAAATGCCGTGCAAGCATATATATCACCCCGAATGCATCTTACCATGGCTCGCTCTCCACAATTCTTGTCCTGTTTGTCGCCACGAGTTACCTGCGGATTCCTCAAACGCAAATACAAATGCAAATTCAAATCCAGCACAAAATGTTGGCTTGAACGAGGAAGAGAATGTGGGGTTGACGATTTGGAGGTTGCCCGGTGGAGGGTTTGCTGTAGGGAGATTTTCCGGTGGGAGAAGAGGTGCTGAGAGGGAGCTTCCTGTGGTGTATACTGAAATGGATGGAGGGTTTAACAATGGTGGTGAGCCTAGGAGGATTTCATGGTCTTCTAGAGGGAACAGAGGGAGAGAGAGTGGGGGATTGAACAGGTTTTTCCGCAATTTGTTTGGTTGCTTCAGAGGTGGGGTTGGAAGTAGTGGTTCTAGTACTACACAGCGTTCTGCTTCTAGTAGAGATTCTATGAGAGCGAGTTCATCTCGTTCTAGTATGGATCCATCTCCGCGATCGCGTAGGACTTGGTCTATGGATGTAAACAGTGGAATGAGAGCATGGTAG
- the LOC106757316 gene encoding aspartic proteinase PCS1: protein MASKILLLHLPPLIITIFTVFLKIRTTTSSPQAPLILPLISQTLPHGFVSVPTPSSRKLSFHHNVTLTVSLTVGTPPQTVTMVLDTGSELSWLHCKKNQNINSIFNPQLSSSYTPTPCTSNVCTTRTRDFPIPVSCDPRKLCHATISYADATSIEGNLATDTFSFSGSGQPGIIFGCMDSGFSSNTNEDSKTTGLMGMNRGSLSFVTQMGFPKFSYCISGQDASGVLLFGDAKLTWLGPLKYTPLVKMNTPLPYFDRVAYTVRLMGIRVGSKPLQVPKSIFAPDHTGAGQTMVDSGTQFTFLLGSVYTALKNEFLEQTKGVLTLLEDPNFVFEGAMDLCFGVRGGVVPAVPAVTMVFEGAEMGVSGERLLYRVGGDVAKGKDVYCFTFGNSDLLGIEAYVIGHHHQQNVWMEFDLVNSRVGFADTRCELASRRLGMGP, encoded by the coding sequence atggcctccaaaatcctcctcctcCATCTTCCTCCTCTTATAATTACCATTTTTACTGTTTTTCTCAAAATCCGAACAACAACTTCTTCACCCCAAGCCCCTCTCATATTGCCTCTAATATCCCAGACACTCCCACATGGCTTTGTTTCTGTTCCAACTCCTTCTTCACGTAAGCTCTCATTCCACCACAACGTCACCTTAACTGTTTCACTCACCGTAGGGACGCCCCCACAGACCGTTACCATGGTCCTCGACACAGGAAGCGAACTCTCCTGGCTCCACTGCAAGAAAAACCAAAACATTAACTCAATCTTCAAcccacaactctcttcctcctACACCCCTACACCCTGCACCTCAAACGTTTGCACCACCCGGACCCGAGATTTCCCCATACCCGTTTCCTGCGACCCGAGAAAGCTCTGCCACGCCACCATCTCCTACGCTGACGCCACCTCCATAGAGGGGAACCTCGCCACCGACACGTTCTCCTTCTCCGGTTCGGGTCAACCGGGTATTATTTTCGGGTGTATGGACTCCGGGTTCAGCTCCAACACCAATGAAGATTCCAAGACAACGGGGTTGATGGGTATGAACCGCGGTTCGCTCTCGTTTGTGACCCAAATGGGGTTTCCGAAATTCTCGTACTGCATCTCCGGTCAGGATGCCTCCGGCGTGTTACTCTTCGGCGATGCGAAACTCACGTGGCTGGGTCCTTTGAAATACACGCCGCTGGTGAAGATGAATACCCCATTACCCTACTTCGACCGGGTCGCGTACACGGTTCGTTTGATGGGTATTCGGGTCGGTTCAAAACCATTGCAGGTGCCCAAGTCAATTTTCGCGCCGGACCACACCGGGGCGGGACAGACAATGGTGGATTCGGGTACCCAGTTCACTTTCCTTCTCGGGTCGGTTTACACTGCTCTAAAGAACGAGTTTTTGGAACAGACGAAAGGGGTGCTGACCCTTTTGGAGGATCCAAATTTTGTGTTTGAAGGGGCGATGGATTTGTGTTTTGGGGTTAGAGGGGGTGTTGTGCCGGCGGTGCCCGCCGTGACAATGGTGTTCGAGGGGGCGGAGATGGGTGTGTCAGGGGAGAGGCTATTGTACCGAGTGGGTGGTGACGTGGCAAAGGGAAAAGATGTGTATTGTTTCACGTTTGGGAATTCAGATTTGTTGGGAATTGAGGCTTATGTGATTGGGCACCATCATCAGCAGAACGTGTGGATGGAGTTTGACTTGGTCAACTCAAGAGTTGGATTTGCTGACACAAGGTGTGAACTTGCTAGTCGAAGACTTGGCATGGGTCCTTAG
- the LOC106756719 gene encoding anaphase-promoting complex subunit 2 codes for MEELNSCFFNPAILDSLSEDSLHEIIRSYNGFCDATQSLLTGNGDLSVGPDFVSHVHALCKHRLHSLVQDHFLRVLEETFERNGASKFWRHFDPYSHVAGLNKNDDLDIDEDEIQSVLYNALEEVTLEKQYQEKCLLMLVHGLQSYQDQMSEDKHDFEGERSYLTSKYQWIVSSVLMATLPRHFPVILHWYFKRKLEELSTIMDEEFCDDASQNKDGMDLDEKGKICNKVGEMDVDECYNDHRFSENSRLVKNIGKVVLDLRNLGFTSMAEDAYASAIFLLLKAKVNDVAGDDYRSSVLQSIKSWIQAVPLQFLHALLVYLGDVVSYESTSSGLKSPLAPQPSSCCPGINTPSEGLVRWKLRLEYFAYETLQDLRIAKLFEIIVDYPESSPAIEDLKLCLEYTGQHSKLVESFISALRYRLLTAGASTNDILHQYVSTIKALRTIDPAGVFLEAVGEPIRDYLRGRRDTIKCIVTMLTDGTGGNSSSSANPGDSLLEELNRDEEIQENAGVDDDFNSDDRQAWINAMRWQPDPVEADPLKGSRNQRKVDILGMIVGIIGSKDQLVHEYRTMLAEKLLNKSDYDIDSEIRTLELLKIHFGESSLQKCEIMLNDLIGSKRTNSNIKATINQLPQTSVEVGDSAISMDVISATIISSNFWPPIQDEPLNLPEPVDNLLSDYAKRFSEIKTPRKLQWKKSLGTIKLELQFQDREMQFTVAPVHASIIMKFQEQPSWTAKNLAAAIGIPADALNRRINFWISKGIITESQGEDSSDHVYTIVENMAETSKNGASAGTQDLLGGDEEEDRSVASVENQLLKEMTVYEKFIMGMLTNFGSMALDRIHNTLKMFCIADPPYDKSLQQLQSFLSGLVSEEKLELRDGMYFLKK; via the exons ATGGAGGAACTAAACTCTTGTTTCTTCAACCCTGCAATTTTGGATTCCCTATCCGAGGATTCTCTTCACGAAATCATCCGCAGCTACAATGGCTTCTGCGACGCGACGCAATCCCTTCTCACCGGCAACGGCGATCTCTCCGTCGGTCCCGACTTCGTTTCTCACGTTCACGCCCTCTGCAAACACCGTCTCCATTCCCTCGTTCAAGACCACTTTCTTCGAGTCCTCGAG GAGACTTTTGAACGAAATGGggcatcaaaattttggcgccattTTGATCCCTACTCTCATGTTGCGGGTTTGAACAAGAATGATGATCTTGAT ATTGACGAGGATGAAATTCAGAGTGTGTTGTATAATGCTTTGGAAGAGGTTACTTTGGAGAAACAGTATCAGGAGAAGTGTCTTTTGATGTTGGTGCATGGTTTGCAATCTTACCAAGACCAGATGTCAGAGGATAAACATGattttgaaggagaaagaagTTACCTTACTTCTAAGTATCAATGGATTGTCTCTTCTGTTCTGATGGCCACACTTCCTCGGCATTTCCCTG TTATACTGCATtggtattttaaaagaaaactggAGGAGTTAAGTACGATCATGGATGAAGAGTTTTGTGATGATGCATCTCAAAATAAGGATGGCATGGATTtagatgaaaaaggaaaaatatgcaACAAGGTTGGTGAAATGGATGTTGATGAGTGCTATAACGACCATAGGTTCTCGGAAAACAGCAGACTGGTGAAGAACATTGGAAAGGTTGTTCTTGATCTTAGAAATCTTGGATTTACTTCCATGGCGGAGGATGCTTATGCTTCTGCTATATTTTTACTACTGAAG GCAAAAGTAAATGATGTAGCTGGTGATGATTATCGGAGTTCTGTTTTACAATCTATTAAAAGCTGGATACAG GCTGTTCCTCTCCAATTTCTGCACGCACTTCTTGTCTATCTTGGTGATGTAGTTAGTTATGAGAGTACATCATCAGGTTTGAAATCACCTTTGGCACCACAACCATCTTCATGCTGTCCTGGAATTAATACTCCCTCTGAAGGGCTAGTGAGATGGAAGTTGCGGCTGGAATATTTTGCATATGAAACACTGCAAGATTTAAGAATAGCTAAATTATTTGAGATAATTGTTGATTATCCTGAGAG CTCTCCTGCAATTGAAGACTTAAAATTGTGTCTTGAATACACTGGACAACATTCAAAGCTGGTGGAATCGTTTATTTCAGCACTGCGATATCGCTTGCTTACCGCAGGGGCATCAACCAATGATATATTACACCAATATGTTTCAACAATTAAAGCACTTAGGACAATAGATCCTGCAGGTGTTTTCCTTGAGGCAGTTGGTGAACCCATAAGGGATTATTTAAGAGGAAGGAGGGATACCATAAAGTGCATAGTAACAATGCTGACAGATGGAACTGGTGGAAATTCAAGTTCCTCTGCGAATCCTGGAGACAGCCTTCTTGAAGAGTTGAACAGAGACGAAGAAATTCAAGAGAATGCTGGTGTTGATGATGATTTCAACAGTGATGATAGGCAAGCATGGATCAATGCCATGCG ATGGCAACCTGACCCTGTGGAAGCAGATCCATTAAAGGGAAGCAGAAACCAAAGGAAGGTTGACATACTTGGGATGATTGTTGGCATAATTGGTTCAAAAGATCAATTAGTTCATGAATATCGAACTATGCTTGCTGAGAAACTTCTAAATAAATCAGATTATGATATTGATTCTGAGATACGTACTCTAGAACTCCTGAAg ATACACTTTGGAGAGAGCAGCCTACAGAAATGTGAGATTATGCTCAATGATCTAATTGGCTCAAAGCGAACCAACAGTAACATTAAAGCTACCATAAATCAGCTACCTCAGACAA GTGTTGAAGTGGGAGACAGTGCAATATCCATGGATGTAATTTCTGCTACTATCATATCTTCTAATTTCTGGCCTCCAATACAG GATGAGCCACTTAACCTGCCTGAACCTGTTGACAACCTCCTATCTGATTATGCAAAGAGATTTAGTGAAATAAAAACTCCTCGTAAGCTTCAGTGGAAAAAAAGTCTTGGCACCATCAAG CTGGAGTTGCAGTTTCAAGATAGGGAAATGCAATTCACAGTAGCCCCTGTTCACGCATCTATCATTATGAAATTTCAAGAACAACCAAG ttggaCTGCTAAAAACCTTGCAGCTGCTATTGGGATACCTGCAGATGCTTTAAATCGGAGAATAAATTTCTGGATAAGCAAG GGGATCATTACAGAGTCGCAAGGGGAAGATTCCTCTGACCATGTATACACCATTGTGGAAAACATGGCTGAGACAAGTAAGAATGGAGCCAGTGCTGGCACCCAGGATCTTCTAGGAGGTGACGAGGAGGAGGACAGATCTGTGGCCTCTGTAGAAAATCAACTTCTTAAGGAAATGACTGTATATGAG AAATTTATCATGGGGATGCTCACAAACTTTGGTAGCATGGCATTAGATCGAATTCACAATACTCTCAAG ATGTTTTGCATTGCTGATCCCCCATATGACAAATCACTCCAGCAACTACAAAGCTTTTTATCTGGTCTGGTCTCTGAGGAGAAGTTAGAACTTCGGGATGGAATGTACTTTCTAAAGAAGTAG